A stretch of Pirellulales bacterium DNA encodes these proteins:
- a CDS encoding NAD(+)/NADH kinase — protein sequence MSFVEPVSIETSSPSHRLRAVVLADASRPELASRAAELRPLIDRYLDTVAAVADLDGVLPECRADVAVVLGGDGSMLRAARLMGDRQIPVLGVNLGRLGFLADVRPEYLDSALQCVVSGRYRLVKHLMFRWHVRKDGPAWAAHDLRYEGTGLNEAAVLAGSPFAMLEVQLYVDGELVTTYSCDGLIVSTPVGSTAHNLSAGGPILRKDLQAFVVSPISPHTLTNRPVVDAADRVYELAVARPHAGTSLVVDGDVVCTLLPTDRIRIQRADAEFQLIEVEGRGYYRTLREKLGWGGRLPTKGTD from the coding sequence ATGAGCTTCGTCGAACCCGTCTCAATCGAAACAAGCAGCCCGTCGCACCGGTTGCGGGCGGTCGTGTTGGCCGACGCCAGCCGTCCGGAACTCGCCAGCCGAGCCGCCGAGTTGCGGCCGCTCATCGACCGGTATCTCGACACGGTCGCCGCGGTCGCCGACCTCGACGGCGTTCTTCCCGAGTGCCGGGCCGACGTCGCCGTCGTGCTGGGCGGGGACGGCTCGATGCTCCGCGCCGCCCGGCTCATGGGCGATCGACAGATTCCCGTCTTGGGGGTCAATCTCGGTCGATTGGGGTTCCTCGCCGACGTACGGCCCGAATACCTCGACAGCGCGCTGCAGTGCGTCGTCTCGGGACGGTACCGGTTGGTCAAGCACCTGATGTTCCGCTGGCACGTTCGCAAGGACGGCCCCGCTTGGGCTGCGCACGATTTGCGGTACGAAGGGACCGGGCTCAATGAGGCTGCGGTGCTAGCAGGCTCCCCGTTCGCGATGCTCGAGGTGCAGCTTTACGTTGACGGTGAATTGGTCACGACCTATAGTTGCGACGGCTTGATCGTCAGCACCCCCGTCGGATCGACCGCTCACAATCTGTCGGCGGGCGGGCCGATCTTGCGGAAGGATTTGCAGGCGTTCGTCGTCTCGCCGATCAGTCCCCACACGCTCACCAACCGCCCGGTCGTCGACGCGGCCGATCGCGTGTACGAGTTGGCGGTCGCCCGACCGCACGCGGGGACCTCGCTGGTCGTCGACGGCGACGTCGTGTGCACTCTGCTGCCGACCGATCGCATTCGCATCCAACGCGCCGACGCGGAGTTTCAGTTGATCGAGGTCGAAGGCCGCGGCTACTACCGCACGCTCCGCGAAAAACTTGGCTGGGGCGGTCGCCTGCCGACCAAGGGAACCGATTGA